A single region of the bacterium genome encodes:
- the dnaB gene encoding replicative DNA helicase — MDDLEPELSRAPAPGRIAPGHRLPPQNQDAERAILGAVMLDRDALGIALETIDDGDFYRVEHRTIFQVMCELYENDQAIDGITVAEELERRNALRKVGGNDYLADILAGTATAANVSYHARIVRDKSILRRLIHVSGEIAGDAFEASQETDTILDNAQTKIYHIAENRQTQAFFPVKDVVPETFRRIDEASRSKGDVTGLATGFTELDQRTAGLQNSDLIVLAARPSMGKTALALNIAYHAAVNEKVPVAFFSLEMAKEQLVMRLICASGGFNNHDLRRGHIKPEDWPKLTEACSRLSDAPIFIDDSSGISVLEMKAKARRLRQQHDIGLIVVDYMQLMTGTARAENRQQEISVISRNLKGMAKDLDVPVMALSQLSRAVESRGDHQPLLSDLRESGSIEQDADVVLFLFREEYYKPDDDSVKNRATVNIGKQRNGPIGRFDLHFHKAFTRFGNLQR; from the coding sequence ATGGACGACTTGGAACCCGAACTGAGCCGCGCCCCCGCCCCAGGCCGCATCGCGCCCGGCCACCGCCTGCCGCCCCAGAACCAGGACGCAGAACGCGCGATCCTGGGCGCCGTCATGCTCGACCGCGACGCCCTGGGCATCGCCCTGGAGACCATCGACGACGGGGACTTCTACCGCGTCGAGCACCGGACCATCTTCCAGGTCATGTGCGAGCTCTACGAGAACGACCAGGCCATCGACGGCATCACCGTCGCCGAGGAGCTCGAACGGCGCAACGCCCTGCGCAAGGTCGGTGGCAACGACTACCTGGCGGACATCCTGGCCGGCACCGCGACGGCCGCCAACGTGTCCTACCACGCGCGCATCGTGCGCGACAAGTCGATCCTCAGGCGGCTGATCCACGTCAGTGGGGAGATCGCCGGCGACGCCTTCGAGGCGTCCCAGGAGACCGACACCATCCTCGACAACGCCCAGACCAAGATCTACCACATCGCCGAGAACCGTCAGACCCAGGCCTTCTTCCCGGTCAAGGACGTGGTGCCGGAGACCTTCCGCCGCATCGACGAGGCCTCGCGCAGCAAGGGCGACGTGACGGGGCTCGCCACCGGTTTCACCGAGCTGGACCAGCGCACCGCCGGGCTGCAGAACTCGGACCTGATCGTCCTGGCCGCGCGCCCGTCCATGGGCAAGACGGCGCTCGCCTTGAACATCGCCTACCACGCGGCGGTGAACGAGAAGGTGCCGGTCGCCTTCTTCAGCCTGGAGATGGCCAAGGAGCAGCTCGTGATGCGCCTGATCTGCGCCAGCGGCGGCTTCAACAACCACGACCTGCGCCGCGGACACATCAAGCCCGAGGACTGGCCCAAGCTCACCGAGGCCTGCAGCCGGCTCTCCGACGCGCCCATCTTCATCGACGACTCCAGCGGCATCTCGGTCCTGGAGATGAAGGCCAAGGCGCGGCGCCTGAGGCAACAGCACGACATCGGCCTGATCGTCGTGGACTACATGCAGCTGATGACCGGCACCGCCCGCGCCGAGAACCGCCAGCAGGAGATCTCGGTGATCAGCCGCAACCTGAAGGGCATGGCCAAGGATCTCGACGTGCCGGTTATGGCCCTGAGCCAGCTCTCGCGCGCGGTGGAGAGCCGCGGCGACCACCAGCCGCTGCTGTCGGACCTGCGCGAGTCCGGCTCGATCGAGCAGGACGCGGACGTGGTGCTCTTCCTCTTCCGCGAGGAGTACTACAAGCCGGACGACGACTCGGTGAAGAACCGCGCTACTGTCAATATCGGCAAGCAGCGTAACGGACCCATCGGCAGGTTCGATCTGCACTTCCACAAGGCTTTCACGCGGTTCGGGAATCTGCAGCGGTAG
- a CDS encoding LON peptidase substrate-binding domain-containing protein → MNSSGITRIVGVPMFPLPDYYLFPGALVPLHIFEPRYRQMISDLLDTAGRLVVGTIRAQDAQTAYGPSVFAIGGLGEIVSHRRLDDGRYLIWLLGLERVRLKEIDSDRLYRRVDATVLPDEVGNEQRNAELAPRLRAAIEKRMLPGIELSASLGAGLLADILHQHLPLSIAQKDWVLAQRNVTRRAEAALAWLDGIADEAEA, encoded by the coding sequence ATGAACTCGTCAGGAATTACCCGCATCGTGGGCGTCCCGATGTTCCCGCTCCCGGACTACTACCTCTTCCCGGGCGCCCTGGTGCCCTTGCACATCTTCGAGCCGCGTTACCGGCAGATGATCTCCGACCTGCTCGACACGGCCGGCCGCCTGGTCGTGGGCACGATCCGCGCCCAGGATGCGCAGACCGCCTACGGCCCTTCGGTCTTCGCCATCGGCGGCCTCGGCGAGATCGTCAGCCATCGCCGCCTCGACGACGGCCGCTACCTGATCTGGCTGCTGGGTCTCGAGCGCGTGCGGCTGAAGGAGATCGACAGCGATCGGCTCTACCGCCGCGTCGACGCCACCGTCTTGCCGGACGAGGTTGGGAACGAGCAGCGCAACGCCGAGCTGGCGCCGCGGCTGCGTGCCGCCATCGAAAAACGCATGCTCCCCGGCATCGAGCTGTCGGCGAGCCTGGGCGCCGGGCTGCTCGCGGACATCCTCCACCAGCACCTGCCCCTCTCGATCGCCCAGAAGGACTGGGTGCTCGCCCAGCGCAACGTCACCCGGCGCGCCGAGGCCGCGCTCGCCTGGCTCGACGGTATCGCCGACGAGGCCGAGGCGTGA
- a CDS encoding glycosyltransferase, with product MTGAPDRPPRILITNGSRMWGGTENCALRLAAGLRRRGCAVRFLWGHEVVGERVRAAGVPGTRLRLRADADLSGLWRLVRELHGHRAEALLATRWREYLLGGIAARLARTPRMVCQLGLQVAPKPDFKRKLIFRLADRVIVNAEEIRQGLRRCTWIEPDRISVVHNGVDLERFRDPAGGAAFRAGLDIPAAAPLVLNVGALTPQKDHAILVRAAARLVSSVPDVHVAVVGEGFLRDEIAAMIAQAGVGDRFHLAGFRRDVRPALAAADLFVLSSYNEGMPWALIEAMASGLPLVATDISGTRACVEDGLNGLIVPARDPGALADACARLLTDRPRREDMARASRRLAVERFDEERMIDETLHLLRG from the coding sequence GTGACCGGAGCTCCCGACAGACCGCCGCGGATCCTGATCACCAACGGCAGCCGCATGTGGGGCGGCACGGAAAATTGCGCCCTGCGCCTGGCCGCCGGCCTGCGGCGGCGCGGCTGCGCGGTGCGCTTCCTGTGGGGCCACGAGGTCGTCGGCGAACGCGTCCGGGCGGCCGGCGTGCCCGGGACGCGGCTGCGTCTGCGGGCCGACGCGGACCTGTCCGGTCTGTGGCGCCTGGTCCGCGAACTGCACGGTCACCGGGCCGAAGCCCTGCTCGCCACCCGCTGGCGCGAATACCTCCTGGGCGGGATCGCCGCCCGGCTGGCGCGCACGCCCCGCATGGTCTGCCAGCTCGGCCTGCAGGTGGCGCCCAAGCCCGACTTCAAGCGCAAGCTCATCTTCCGCCTCGCCGATCGTGTGATCGTCAACGCGGAGGAGATCCGCCAGGGGCTGCGGCGATGCACCTGGATCGAGCCGGACAGGATCTCGGTGGTGCATAACGGCGTCGACCTGGAGCGCTTCCGCGATCCCGCCGGCGGCGCGGCGTTTCGCGCCGGGCTCGATATACCCGCTGCCGCGCCCCTGGTCCTGAACGTCGGCGCCCTGACACCCCAGAAGGATCACGCCATCCTGGTCCGGGCCGCCGCGCGCCTGGTGTCGTCAGTGCCCGATGTCCACGTGGCCGTGGTCGGGGAGGGTTTTCTGCGGGACGAGATCGCGGCGATGATAGCGCAAGCGGGCGTCGGCGACCGTTTCCATCTGGCCGGCTTCCGCAGGGACGTGCGCCCGGCCCTGGCCGCCGCCGATCTCTTCGTGCTCTCCTCGTACAACGAGGGCATGCCGTGGGCGTTGATCGAGGCCATGGCGTCGGGTCTGCCGCTGGTGGCCACCGACATCTCCGGCACGCGGGCCTGCGTGGAAGACGGACTAAACGGCCTGATCGTCCCGGCGCGGGATCCCGGGGCCCTGGCCGACGCCTGCGCCCGCCTGTTGACCGACCGACCGCGGCGCGAGGACATGGCCCGGGCCTCGCGGCGCCTAGCCGTCGAGCGCTTCGACGAGGAACGCATGATCGACGAGACCCTCCACCTCCTCCGCGGATGA